The Leptolyngbya sp. CCY15150 nucleotide sequence CCGCCGTGCCGGTATCACCGAGATCGCCCTCCAGCACCGAAGCATTGGAAATAGCGATCGCCGGTGGATTGTCATCATTGCCAATTGTCCCCGTCGCCTGGGTATCGTCCAGGGGAATTCCTGGAGTCTGGTTACTAAGAACCAGCGTAAAGGTTTCCGTGGGTTCATTGATGGCATCACCATTGACCGCAATGGTGATCAACTGCTGAGTGCTCCCCGGTGCAAAGGTCACCGTTCCGGTGAGAGCATCATAGTCATCCTCACCAATCGCCCCATTGCCGCCCGCAATAGCGCTGCCATTCTGGGTGGT carries:
- a CDS encoding Calx-beta domain-containing protein, whose translation is TTQNGSAIAGGNGAIGEDDYDALTGTVTFAPGSTQQLITIAVNGDAINEPTETFTLVLSNQTPGIPLDDTQATGTIGNDDNPPAIAISNASVLEGDLGDTGTA